In Acidiphilium acidophilum, one genomic interval encodes:
- the ctaD gene encoding cytochrome c oxidase subunit I produces the protein MSATAIHHDHADHSHQPGFVRRWLMSTNHKDIGTLYITWAIIAGIEGGVLSMIMRAQLAEPNNSLVTNGQAWNAIVTAHGLLMIFFLVMPALIGGFGNWMVPMMIGAPDMAFPRLNNMSFWFLFMGFIFVNLGLLVGAGSGIGWTLYPPLSDITYSPGPSVDFTLFSLHLAGISSLLGAINFIATILNMRAPGMTMHKMPLFVWSILVTAFLLLLAIPVLAGAITMLIMDRNFGTSFFEPAGGGDPVLFQHLFWFFGHPEVYIMILPAFGIVSHVVSTFSKKPIFGYLGMVYAMVAIGFVGFVVWAHHMFVSGISMDSKVYFEAATLVIAVPTGVKVFSWVATMWGGSVELKTPMLWAIGFIFMFVVGGATGIVLANAGLDTELHNTYFVIAHFHYVLSMGSVFAIFAGFYYWIGKMYGQQYNETLGKLHFWLFFIGVNLTFFPQHFLGLAGMPRRYPDYPTAFAGWNMVSSVGAMISGVSTLVFFVVLYKIFTGKQKLAGNYWGAGATTLEWTVPSPAPHHTFEDVPVIR, from the coding sequence ATGTCAGCGACCGCCATTCATCACGACCATGCCGACCACAGCCATCAGCCCGGCTTCGTCCGCCGCTGGCTGATGAGCACGAACCACAAGGATATCGGCACCCTCTACATTACCTGGGCGATCATCGCCGGGATCGAGGGCGGCGTGCTCTCGATGATCATGCGGGCACAGCTCGCGGAGCCGAACAATTCGCTGGTGACCAACGGGCAGGCCTGGAACGCGATTGTCACCGCGCACGGGCTGCTGATGATCTTTTTCCTGGTGATGCCCGCGCTGATCGGCGGATTCGGCAACTGGATGGTGCCGATGATGATCGGCGCACCGGACATGGCCTTCCCGCGGCTGAACAACATGAGCTTCTGGTTCCTGTTCATGGGGTTCATTTTCGTCAATCTCGGCCTGCTGGTCGGCGCGGGATCGGGCATCGGGTGGACGCTGTATCCGCCATTGTCGGACATCACCTATTCACCGGGACCATCGGTCGATTTCACCCTGTTCTCGCTGCATCTCGCCGGTATCTCCTCGCTGCTCGGCGCGATCAATTTCATCGCGACCATTCTGAACATGCGCGCGCCCGGCATGACCATGCACAAGATGCCGCTGTTCGTCTGGTCGATCCTGGTGACCGCCTTCCTGTTGCTGCTCGCCATTCCGGTTCTGGCCGGCGCGATCACCATGCTGATCATGGACCGTAATTTCGGCACATCGTTCTTCGAGCCGGCGGGCGGCGGCGACCCGGTGCTGTTCCAGCATCTGTTCTGGTTCTTCGGACATCCCGAAGTCTATATCATGATCCTGCCGGCGTTCGGCATCGTCAGCCATGTGGTTTCGACCTTCTCGAAAAAGCCGATCTTCGGCTATCTCGGCATGGTTTACGCCATGGTCGCGATCGGGTTCGTCGGCTTCGTGGTCTGGGCGCATCACATGTTCGTCTCCGGTATCTCGATGGACAGCAAGGTCTATTTCGAGGCGGCGACGCTGGTGATCGCGGTGCCGACCGGGGTGAAAGTGTTCTCCTGGGTCGCAACCATGTGGGGCGGATCGGTCGAATTGAAGACGCCGATGCTCTGGGCGATCGGGTTCATCTTCATGTTCGTGGTCGGCGGCGCGACCGGTATCGTGCTGGCCAATGCCGGCCTCGATACCGAACTGCACAATACCTATTTCGTGATCGCGCACTTTCACTACGTGCTGTCGATGGGGTCGGTGTTCGCGATCTTCGCCGGGTTCTATTACTGGATCGGCAAAATGTACGGCCAGCAGTATAATGAAACACTCGGCAAGCTGCATTTCTGGCTGTTCTTCATCGGGGTCAACCTGACCTTCTTCCCGCAGCATTTCCTCGGTCTCGCGGGCATGCCGCGCCGCTACCCCGATTATCCGACCGCGTTTGCCGGATGGAACATGGTCTCCTCGGTCGGCGCGATGATCTCGGGGGTCAGCACACTTGTGTTCTTCGTGGTGCTGTACAAAATCTTCACGGGGAAGCAGAAGCTGGCGGGCAATTATTGGGGTGCCGGTGCGACCACTCTGGAGTGGACCGTTCCGTCCCCTGCTCCCCACCACACGTTCGAAGACGTGCCGGTGATCCGCTGA
- a CDS encoding heme o synthase has protein sequence MSDTILRTSAPAITPDPELFDQAILGATTRDWLALLKPRVLYLVVYTGAAGLLIAPGPINPIIAFTAILCIAMAAGAAGSINMWYDRDIDAIMRRTAKRPVPSGRISPSGALGFGVGLSVLSVLLMWLATNFLAAVVLAISIAFYVFIYTMWLKRRTPQNIVIGGAAGAFPPIIGWVAVTGHLALMPIVLFAIIFIWTPPHFWALSLFASADYEKAGVPMLPVVAGAKATRLAVMRYTLWMVPISLLPYVLHLAGPFYGASALILGLVFVWYSLGVVRDKQDAAGVSLTRDAPAKAAFKYSILYLFMIFGALVVDHFL, from the coding sequence ATGAGCGATACCATCCTGCGGACCAGTGCACCGGCGATTACGCCGGACCCGGAATTGTTCGACCAGGCAATTCTGGGCGCGACGACGCGGGACTGGCTCGCTCTGCTCAAGCCACGTGTGCTCTATCTCGTGGTGTATACCGGTGCCGCCGGCCTGTTGATCGCGCCCGGGCCGATCAACCCGATCATCGCGTTCACCGCCATCCTGTGTATCGCGATGGCGGCGGGTGCGGCGGGGTCGATCAATATGTGGTACGACCGCGATATCGACGCGATCATGCGCCGGACTGCGAAGCGCCCGGTCCCCTCGGGGCGGATTTCGCCCTCCGGCGCGCTCGGCTTCGGTGTCGGGTTGTCGGTGCTGTCAGTCCTGCTGATGTGGCTCGCGACCAATTTTCTGGCAGCCGTGGTGCTGGCGATTTCGATCGCGTTCTATGTGTTCATCTACACGATGTGGCTGAAGCGGCGGACCCCGCAGAACATCGTGATCGGTGGTGCCGCCGGCGCCTTTCCGCCGATCATCGGGTGGGTCGCGGTCACCGGGCATCTGGCGCTGATGCCGATCGTGCTGTTCGCCATCATTTTCATCTGGACGCCGCCGCATTTCTGGGCGCTGTCGCTGTTCGCCTCGGCCGATTACGAAAAGGCAGGTGTGCCGATGCTGCCGGTGGTTGCCGGTGCCAAAGCGACCCGGCTGGCGGTGATGCGCTATACGTTGTGGATGGTGCCGATTTCGCTGCTGCCCTATGTGCTGCATCTCGCAGGACCGTTCTATGGCGCGAGCGCGCTGATCCTCGGTCTCGTGTTCGTCTGGTATTCGCTGGGAGTGGTGCGTGACAAGCAGGACGCCGCGGGGGTCAGCCTGACGCGCGATGCCCCGGCCAAGGCAGCGTTCAAATACTCGATCCTTTATCTGTTCATGATCTTCGGCGCCCTTGTGGTGGATCATTTCCTGTGA
- a CDS encoding cytochrome c oxidase subunit 3, giving the protein MSADIHTAESQIAGTVPHPYHMVEPSIWPLFGAVSAILIATGIIFVAHYDDYWFLGFGFVGAVSTMAVWWRDVVRESRTPGLHKLVTQIGMRYGMALFITSEVMFFVSFFWAYFNFFFFPSHMGYAFAAVWPPQHITTIDPFAVPLFNTMVLLLSGTTITWSHHALLENDRRGMIMGLGVTVLLGITFLCGQGYEYTHSPFNFYHGGIFPSVFFIATGFHGFHVIVGTTFLTVNFFRALKGQFSVKRHFGFEAAAWYWHFVDVVWLFLFVCIYYFGASAITAA; this is encoded by the coding sequence ATGAGTGCTGACATCCATACCGCCGAAAGCCAGATAGCCGGCACGGTGCCGCATCCCTATCATATGGTGGAGCCGAGTATCTGGCCGCTGTTCGGGGCGGTTTCGGCTATCCTGATCGCCACCGGGATCATTTTCGTCGCTCATTACGACGATTACTGGTTCCTCGGCTTCGGCTTCGTCGGCGCGGTCAGCACGATGGCGGTGTGGTGGCGGGATGTGGTGCGCGAAAGCCGCACCCCCGGCCTGCACAAGCTGGTGACCCAAATCGGCATGCGCTACGGCATGGCGCTGTTCATCACCTCCGAGGTGATGTTTTTCGTCTCGTTCTTCTGGGCCTATTTCAACTTCTTCTTCTTTCCCAGCCATATGGGATACGCGTTCGCGGCGGTCTGGCCACCGCAGCATATCACCACGATCGATCCGTTTGCGGTGCCGCTGTTCAACACGATGGTGCTGCTGCTCTCCGGCACCACCATCACTTGGTCGCACCATGCTCTGCTTGAGAACGATCGCCGCGGCATGATCATGGGGCTGGGCGTGACCGTGCTGCTGGGAATCACGTTCCTGTGCGGTCAGGGTTACGAATATACCCATTCGCCGTTCAATTTTTATCATGGCGGGATCTTTCCCTCGGTGTTTTTCATCGCCACCGGGTTCCACGGGTTCCATGTCATCGTCGGCACGACCTTCCTGACCGTGAATTTCTTCCGGGCGCTCAAGGGGCAGTTCAGCGTCAAGCGCCATTTCGGCTTCGAGGCGGCGGCCTGGTACTGGCACTTCGTCGATGTCGTGTGGCTGTTCCTGTTCGTCTGCATCTATTATTTCGGTGCCAGCGCCATCACTGCGGCATGA
- a CDS encoding SURF1 family protein, producing the protein MPDSFNRSAPPRARWRRLIGMGIFSLVMFVLLMALGIWQVHRWHYKDRIQREIVAAQMLPPIPLPDHPTPYQKVAITGHWLADKAAFYGDQIRNSPAGELQGAQLVMPFRRDNGDVVMVDLGWVEGRSPRPAPVPAGPAMVSGYIQRAQNFGPFAAKSDPAKGIFYTLDPVRIGAALGLDRVAPYTLIVLGPKPIAGGPVPAASLPEPPNNSQQYALTWFGLAIVVVIEFLFYARKRLRDPA; encoded by the coding sequence ATGCCTGACAGCTTCAACCGGTCGGCGCCGCCGCGCGCGCGGTGGCGGCGCCTGATCGGAATGGGGATCTTCAGCCTTGTGATGTTCGTGCTGCTGATGGCCCTCGGCATCTGGCAGGTGCATCGCTGGCATTACAAGGACCGCATCCAGCGCGAAATCGTGGCGGCGCAGATGTTGCCGCCGATACCGCTGCCGGATCACCCGACGCCCTATCAGAAAGTCGCGATCACCGGCCATTGGCTGGCCGACAAAGCGGCGTTCTACGGGGATCAGATCAGGAATTCGCCCGCCGGGGAATTACAGGGCGCGCAACTCGTCATGCCGTTCAGGCGCGACAATGGCGATGTCGTGATGGTCGATCTCGGATGGGTCGAGGGACGCTCGCCGCGCCCGGCCCCGGTGCCGGCGGGGCCCGCGATGGTTTCGGGCTATATCCAGAGGGCGCAGAATTTCGGTCCTTTCGCCGCAAAGAGCGATCCGGCGAAGGGGATTTTCTATACGCTCGATCCGGTCCGGATCGGTGCGGCGCTGGGCCTCGATCGTGTCGCGCCCTACACCCTGATCGTGCTGGGACCCAAGCCGATCGCGGGTGGCCCGGTGCCGGCGGCGAGCCTGCCCGAGCCGCCGAACAACTCCCAGCAATATGCGCTGACATGGTTCGGGCTTGCCATTGTCGTCGTAATCGAGTTCCTGTTCTACGCCCGAAAGCGATTGAGAGACCCCGCATGA
- a CDS encoding carboxypeptidase M32, translating into MNDMATNTDPRAYDRLTARFARMATVEEAMSMLGWDQAAVMPDGGSDARADQLAVLSGLAHTMLTDTVAAEDLDAAEAAPPGDPAARRNLELMRRAHRQANAVPGDLVEALTRHAATCENIWRGARKASDFKMVATPLADLLALTREKAAALAAVSGLDRYDALIDTYQPGITAGEITPVFARYEAFLREALPRAEALQAARDHQRPGAAPFAEAAQEALCRRLAAQVGLDFTGARLDRSTHPFCGGTPTDIRITTRYDEADFASALMGVLHETGHALYEAGLPRDHARQPVGTAAGMAAHESQSLIIEMQAARSDAYLGFLGPVLAEAFGQEVAAFAPDRLAARLRHVGRSFIRVEADEMTYPAHVILRYRLEAAMIAGDLAVTDLPGAWNEGMRDLLGITPPDDARGCLQDIHWYCGLFGYFPSYTLGAMAAAQLMAAARAAVPTIDAGLARGDFGPLLGWLRTHVHRHGAAYGFNDLLRQATGKPLDPADFEAHLTARYLTA; encoded by the coding sequence ATGAACGATATGGCAACCAACACCGATCCCCGCGCCTATGACCGCCTGACCGCCCGGTTTGCCCGAATGGCAACGGTGGAGGAGGCGATGTCGATGCTCGGCTGGGACCAGGCGGCGGTGATGCCGGATGGCGGCTCCGATGCGCGGGCCGATCAACTTGCCGTGCTTTCAGGCCTCGCCCATACCATGCTGACCGACACCGTGGCCGCTGAGGATCTCGATGCCGCGGAAGCGGCCCCGCCCGGTGATCCGGCAGCACGCCGCAATCTGGAACTGATGCGCCGGGCCCATCGGCAAGCTAACGCCGTGCCGGGGGATCTGGTCGAGGCGCTGACCCGCCATGCCGCGACCTGCGAGAATATCTGGCGCGGGGCGCGCAAGGCGTCCGATTTCAAAATGGTCGCAACGCCGCTCGCGGACCTGCTCGCCCTGACCCGCGAGAAGGCGGCGGCGCTGGCGGCGGTCTCAGGGCTCGATCGGTATGACGCGCTGATCGACACGTATCAGCCCGGGATCACCGCCGGGGAGATTACGCCGGTTTTCGCGCGGTACGAGGCGTTTCTCCGGGAGGCGCTGCCGCGTGCCGAGGCGTTGCAAGCGGCGCGGGATCACCAGCGGCCCGGTGCGGCACCGTTTGCCGAAGCGGCGCAGGAGGCGTTGTGCCGCCGACTCGCGGCGCAGGTGGGGCTCGATTTCACCGGGGCGCGGCTCGACCGCTCGACCCATCCGTTCTGTGGCGGCACGCCGACCGATATCCGGATCACCACGCGCTACGATGAGGCCGATTTCGCGTCGGCGTTGATGGGCGTGCTCCATGAGACCGGGCATGCGCTTTACGAGGCGGGTCTGCCGCGCGACCATGCCCGCCAACCGGTCGGCACCGCGGCGGGGATGGCGGCGCATGAGAGTCAGTCGCTCATCATCGAGATGCAGGCGGCGCGGTCGGACGCGTATCTGGGATTTCTCGGACCGGTTCTGGCCGAAGCGTTCGGTCAGGAGGTCGCGGCCTTCGCGCCGGACCGGCTCGCGGCACGGTTGCGGCATGTCGGGCGGAGTTTCATCCGGGTCGAGGCCGATGAAATGACCTATCCGGCCCATGTGATCCTGCGGTATCGGCTCGAAGCTGCGATGATCGCGGGGGATCTGGCGGTGACGGACCTGCCGGGCGCGTGGAACGAGGGGATGCGGGATTTGTTGGGGATCACCCCGCCCGACGATGCGCGCGGGTGCCTGCAGGATATTCACTGGTATTGCGGCCTGTTCGGCTATTTTCCGTCCTATACGCTGGGCGCGATGGCGGCGGCGCAACTGATGGCGGCGGCGCGGGCGGCGGTGCCGACGATCGATGCCGGGCTGGCGCGAGGCGATTTCGGGCCGCTGCTTGGCTGGCTGCGGACCCATGTGCATCGGCACGGCGCGGCTTACGGGTTCAACGATCTGCTGCGACAGGCGACCGGCAAGCCACTCGATCCGGCGGATTTCGAGGCGCACCTGACGGCTCGCTACCTCACCGCCTGA
- a CDS encoding response regulator: MPTSPASYNYSEVRLPCPYAAAHGDLDPGDYVVLSVSDTGTGMSPEIVARAFDPFFTTKPLGAGTGLGLSMVYGFAKQSSGHLRIYSEVGQGSTIRIYLPRHRGVVADPAARFATIGMPRAEAGETVLIVDDESAIRVLVREVLAELGYAALEAEDGSHALKILRSTNGINLLITDVGLPNGMNGRQLADAARQNQHDLRVLFITGYAEKAAVGNGLLEHGMDVMTKPFALHALASKIREMIH, translated from the coding sequence ATGCCTACCTCACCAGCCTCCTACAACTATTCTGAAGTGCGATTGCCCTGCCCCTACGCCGCCGCCCACGGCGACCTCGACCCCGGCGACTATGTCGTCCTCAGCGTCAGCGATACCGGCACCGGCATGTCACCCGAAATCGTCGCCCGCGCGTTCGATCCGTTCTTCACCACCAAGCCGCTCGGCGCCGGCACCGGCCTCGGCCTGTCGATGGTCTATGGCTTCGCCAAGCAATCGAGCGGCCATCTGCGCATCTACAGCGAAGTCGGCCAGGGCAGCACCATCCGCATCTATCTGCCCCGCCATCGCGGCGTGGTGGCCGATCCCGCAGCCCGCTTCGCGACCATCGGCATGCCGCGCGCCGAAGCGGGCGAGACCGTGCTGATCGTCGATGACGAATCGGCCATCCGCGTCCTGGTCCGCGAGGTTCTCGCCGAACTCGGCTACGCCGCCCTCGAAGCCGAGGATGGCAGCCACGCGCTGAAAATCCTGCGCTCGACCAACGGGATCAATCTTCTGATCACCGATGTCGGCCTACCCAACGGCATGAACGGCCGCCAGCTCGCCGACGCCGCCCGGCAGAACCAGCACGATCTGCGCGTCCTGTTCATCACCGGCTACGCCGAAAAAGCCGCGGTCGGCAACGGCCTGCTCGAACACGGAATGGACGTGATGACCAAACCCTTCGCCCTGCACGCGCTCGCCAGCAAGATCCGCGAAATGATCCACTGA
- a CDS encoding ISAs1 family transposase, protein MEEFAACWQGLEDPRTSNAALHNFHELLMIALCTVLCGGQCAVDMALFARAKESFLRGFLKLENGLPSHDTFSRLFRQIDPEQFSAAFQRFMARFSKTIEGVVAIDGKVLRRSFDHARGKSALHMVSAWGCEQRLVLAQIATDVKSNEITAVPKLLKLLSLKGTIVTTDALNCQRAIAQQIVDQGGDYVLALKGNQGNLHGDVSMFLNGVPCDETNTTRTVDADHGRIETRTATVSDDIAWLQEGHRWPGLAAIGKIVRMRETSTKTTTETAYYLLSTVLSSERFNEVVRSHWGIENRLHWRLDVVMNEDQDRSRLGNSPNNLAVLRHMALNVMQKENATRGSLRGKFKRAGWDDAYLTSLLQLF, encoded by the coding sequence TTGGAGGAATTTGCTGCGTGCTGGCAGGGTTTGGAAGATCCGCGGACCAGTAATGCCGCTTTGCACAACTTCCATGAGCTTTTGATGATAGCCTTGTGCACGGTTCTGTGCGGTGGCCAATGCGCTGTCGACATGGCGCTGTTTGCCCGCGCGAAAGAGTCGTTTCTGCGGGGGTTTCTGAAGCTTGAGAACGGACTACCCAGCCATGACACGTTCAGCCGGCTATTTCGTCAGATCGATCCGGAGCAGTTCAGCGCTGCGTTTCAGCGGTTCATGGCTCGATTTTCCAAGACGATCGAGGGTGTTGTGGCGATCGATGGGAAAGTCCTTCGTCGATCTTTCGATCATGCCCGCGGCAAATCGGCGTTGCATATGGTCAGCGCTTGGGGTTGCGAACAGCGTCTCGTGCTGGCGCAGATCGCCACAGACGTCAAATCCAATGAAATCACCGCAGTGCCGAAACTGTTGAAGTTGCTATCATTGAAAGGCACGATCGTGACAACCGATGCGTTGAACTGCCAGCGTGCGATCGCGCAACAAATCGTCGATCAAGGAGGTGATTACGTTCTCGCGCTGAAGGGGAACCAAGGCAACTTGCATGGTGATGTCTCCATGTTTCTCAACGGCGTGCCGTGCGACGAAACCAATACGACGCGCACAGTCGATGCTGATCATGGTCGTATCGAGACCCGCACCGCAACCGTTTCAGACGATATCGCCTGGTTGCAGGAGGGACACCGATGGCCGGGTCTTGCCGCCATCGGCAAAATTGTCCGTATGCGCGAAACCTCCACCAAAACCACGACTGAGACCGCCTACTACCTGCTCAGCACTGTGCTCTCCAGCGAACGCTTCAATGAGGTTGTCCGGTCACATTGGGGCATTGAAAACCGGCTCCATTGGAGGCTCGATGTCGTCATGAACGAGGATCAGGATCGAAGCAGATTGGGCAATAGCCCAAATAATCTCGCAGTCCTGCGACATATGGCCCTGAACGTCATGCAAAAAGAGAACGCCACCAGGGGCTCCCTGCGCGGCAAATTCAAACGGGCCGGATGGGATGATGCCTACCTCACCAGCCTCCTACAACTATTCTGA
- a CDS encoding histidine kinase dimerization/phospho-acceptor domain-containing protein encodes MPNPEKQPETPFEARIAVLAPIGRDNAAITDVLGRAGVIAESCADAACLIRVLEDGAGAAIVTEESLFGAGADAVAAWVEAQPPWSDLPFIVLTSREVRAEVQIWRHRTLGALRNASMLERPLDALTLSSAATSALRARRRQYEVRHYLASRAQVAVRLEQLVEDRTRRLEATNAELLQQITEREKTEAALRQAQKMEAVGQLTGGLAHDFNNMLAGITGSLELMRRRIDQERYADLGRYVDIAATAANRAAALTHRLLAFSRRQTLSPKPTDTVALLESMTTLITGTVGPTIRVDLPQADDIWPTLCDPHQLESAILNLVINARDAMPEGGVLTIELGNVNLDTPYAQGNRT; translated from the coding sequence ATGCCGAATCCTGAAAAGCAGCCGGAGACCCCGTTCGAAGCCCGCATCGCCGTCCTCGCCCCGATCGGGCGGGACAACGCTGCCATCACGGATGTGCTGGGCCGCGCCGGGGTCATCGCCGAATCCTGCGCCGATGCCGCCTGCCTGATCCGCGTGCTCGAAGATGGTGCAGGTGCGGCGATCGTCACCGAGGAATCCCTGTTCGGCGCCGGTGCCGACGCCGTCGCCGCGTGGGTCGAAGCCCAACCCCCCTGGTCCGATCTTCCCTTCATCGTGCTCACCAGCCGCGAGGTCCGCGCGGAAGTGCAGATCTGGCGTCACCGCACCCTCGGCGCCCTTCGCAACGCCTCGATGCTCGAACGCCCGCTCGATGCCCTCACCTTGTCGAGCGCCGCCACCTCCGCGCTGCGCGCCCGCCGCCGCCAGTACGAAGTCCGCCACTACCTCGCCTCCCGCGCCCAGGTCGCGGTCAGGCTCGAACAACTGGTGGAGGACCGCACCCGCCGGCTCGAAGCCACCAATGCCGAACTCCTCCAGCAGATCACCGAACGCGAGAAGACCGAAGCCGCCCTCCGTCAGGCCCAGAAAATGGAGGCGGTCGGCCAGCTCACCGGCGGCCTCGCCCACGACTTCAACAACATGCTCGCCGGTATCACCGGCAGTCTCGAACTCATGCGCCGGCGGATCGACCAGGAACGCTACGCCGATCTCGGCCGCTACGTCGACATCGCCGCCACCGCCGCCAACCGCGCCGCCGCCCTCACCCACCGCCTGCTCGCCTTCTCGCGCCGCCAGACCCTCAGCCCGAAACCGACCGACACGGTCGCCCTGCTGGAATCCATGACCACGCTGATCACCGGCACCGTCGGCCCCACCATCCGGGTCGACCTGCCGCAAGCCGACGATATCTGGCCGACCCTCTGCGATCCGCACCAGCTCGAAAGCGCCATCCTCAACCTCGTGATCAACGCGCGCGACGCGATGCCCGAAGGCGGGGTGCTCACCATCGAACTCGGCAACGTCAACCTCGATACCCCCTACGCCCAGGGGAATCGCACTTGA
- a CDS encoding ATPase domain-containing protein, with translation MNDRRSAHQAAPGQMNPRISTGSEGLDDILGGGLDADRVYLYEGRPGTGKTTLALQFLLEGVRHGERTLYVTLSETRVELFGVAERHGWSLEGIDVFELSAPESLLDPGRELTVLHPAEMELNETTKMVFDRVTETNPTRVVFDSLSEMRLLAQSPLRYRRQILGLKHFFAGRSCTVILLDDLSSSQNDLQVHSISHGVVLLEQLAIDYGAERRRLRVIKMRGIKFRGGFHDFTIETGGLAIYPRLIAAEHHRDFDNSFTESGNPDLDRLLGGGLERGTNTLLIGAAGVGKSSLALTYVMEAAERGEHSVLFAFDEGASTIRARAKALGMDLTTAIEAGLVHIRQVDPAELSPGEFAQQVRHEVEVGHARIVVIDSLNGYLNAMPDGRFLVLQMHELLSYMSQLGVLTIMILAQHGLVGTTETPLDISYLSDSVVLLRYFEVAGTIRRALSVVKKRSGPHEHTIREFRLTAQGIVIGAPLTQFTGILSGTPVYTGGPEPLLNEAEPDATTYHPADHAES, from the coding sequence ATGAATGACCGACGATCGGCCCACCAAGCAGCCCCCGGCCAGATGAACCCACGCATCTCCACCGGCAGCGAGGGGCTCGACGATATTCTCGGCGGCGGCCTCGATGCCGATCGGGTCTATCTCTACGAAGGCCGCCCCGGCACCGGCAAAACCACCCTCGCCCTGCAATTCCTGCTCGAAGGAGTCCGCCACGGCGAACGCACCCTCTACGTCACCCTCTCGGAAACCCGCGTCGAACTCTTCGGCGTCGCCGAGCGCCACGGCTGGTCCCTCGAAGGGATCGACGTTTTCGAACTCTCCGCCCCCGAAAGCCTGCTCGATCCCGGACGCGAACTGACCGTCCTGCACCCGGCGGAAATGGAGCTGAACGAAACCACCAAAATGGTGTTCGACCGCGTGACCGAAACCAACCCCACCCGGGTGGTGTTCGACAGCCTCTCCGAAATGCGCCTCCTCGCCCAGAGCCCGCTGCGCTACCGCCGCCAGATCCTCGGCCTGAAACATTTCTTCGCCGGCCGCAGCTGCACCGTCATCCTGCTCGATGACCTCTCCTCCTCCCAGAACGACCTCCAGGTCCATTCGATCTCCCACGGCGTCGTCCTGCTCGAACAACTCGCCATCGATTACGGGGCCGAGCGCCGCCGCCTGCGCGTCATAAAAATGCGCGGCATCAAATTCCGCGGCGGCTTCCACGATTTCACCATCGAAACCGGCGGCCTCGCCATCTACCCGCGCCTCATCGCCGCCGAACACCACCGCGATTTCGACAACAGCTTCACCGAAAGCGGCAACCCCGATCTCGACCGCCTGCTCGGCGGCGGCCTCGAACGCGGCACCAACACCCTGCTGATCGGCGCCGCCGGCGTCGGCAAATCCTCCCTCGCCCTCACCTACGTCATGGAAGCGGCGGAACGCGGCGAACACTCGGTACTCTTCGCGTTCGACGAAGGTGCCAGCACCATCCGCGCCCGCGCCAAAGCCCTCGGCATGGACCTCACCACCGCGATCGAGGCCGGCCTGGTCCATATCCGCCAGGTCGATCCCGCCGAACTCTCCCCGGGCGAATTCGCCCAGCAGGTCCGCCACGAGGTCGAAGTCGGGCACGCCCGCATCGTCGTGATCGACAGTCTGAACGGCTACCTCAACGCCATGCCAGACGGCAGGTTCCTCGTCCTGCAGATGCACGAACTGCTCAGCTACATGAGCCAGCTCGGCGTTCTCACCATCATGATCCTCGCCCAGCACGGGCTGGTCGGCACCACGGAAACCCCGCTCGACATCAGCTATCTCAGCGATTCCGTCGTCCTGCTCCGCTACTTCGAAGTCGCCGGCACCATCCGCCGCGCCCTCTCGGTCGTGAAAAAACGCAGCGGTCCCCACGAACACACCATCCGCGAATTCCGCCTCACCGCGCAGGGCATCGTGATCGGCGCACCCCTCACCCAGTTTACCGGCATCCTCTCCGGCACCCCGGTCTATACCGGCGGCCCGGAGCCGCTCCTCAATGAGGCCGAGCCCGACGCGACCACCTATCACCCGGCCGATCATGCCGAATCCTGA